In Deltaproteobacteria bacterium, one DNA window encodes the following:
- a CDS encoding S8 family serine peptidase, with protein sequence MRKKNYLSGLKYIVSLLAIIAVTLPMAGYSAKGNKSPDKNIIKVQPPDMIIDDQDTVVNDKNAGLQYIPGEFIIKFNSKAGEILRGKLDSNLNISPDNTGISSIHILNKKHKVRSMKPVFTGLHKQLKKGKSIKSIEDEIKRKFPKRATRGQQNAKPHNLENIYKIKVSSEEDIQNIMADYKKDPQIEFAEPDYIVKTNFIPNDPYYASSNSWGQGYDDMWGLKNIQAEMAWDLARGDGIVTAVIDTGLDYNHPDIQGNVWVNPWEIANNGIDDDNNGYIDDINGWDFSTYDGAVEDNDPMDDNGHGTHVSGTIAAVGNNGTGLIGVAPGTKIMPIKGLGTRGYGYMSDLSNALYYAASRGADVINNSWGGGGTSSLIETAVNYAHALGAVVVVSAGNSNGDVMNQIPANIINAIAVASVDQNDIKSYFSNWGTKVDITAPGGGTRDNDPTRKFENILSLRANGTDIYGDGINIVGTQYYRLRGTSMSAPHVSGLAALILSCRPDFTNEEVRQVLRSSADDIGDPGFDINNGFGRINAFKALQVNSVCLAGIDSPERNLLTGAGSFQINGTASCPDFQSYKLEYSTSLTGTWTQIGSTATSPVTKNQLGTWTVDVTGDYYLRLTVTDQNNNDFLDITGPVFVDAERHEGWPFDTGSMVLSSPQIIDTDNDGNKELVFISYEGILFFMNADGTEKFTIDLNSSYAYSTPAFADFDGDGDLDMVVTFIKSAFSSRLNYYENIGAGFSLGFSSIINNDVYSSPIIKDLDGDGRYEIIIGALWGAYPYNLNNILVFDDQGTTLFATQFADKLIPNMAVGDTDGDGDKEIIAGGYYDPEGPGNTGLLQGWHHDGTPFQGSNWPIIKENYSFGNVIIKENPDGQAEIYANGNTQLYIVDGNGNHLGGSPINLISTFKGGPTIGINEFDERLIYVNHAARIESYTLQGSKRWGTSGSGIPLGPPIFSNPIVLDINNGTDKLIISSYSPSSNLLTIADDSGNVLSVKRTNRRIISTPAAGDLDSDGYLELAVGSEDGKVYVWDLDTFYQKSMMEWPQFQHDLQHTGKYSAIPKANAGGHQNVSDSDNNGEERVTLDGSGSSDDDGPIASYLWKEGETTLGTFAVISSNLRVGTHLITLIVTDEDNISNTDSVSIVVNANQPPIADAGLYPPVPAGDQISFNGSASSDADGSITAYDWDFGDNSSGTGITRAHSYASSGSYTVTLTVTDNGNMTDSDTFQVSVVDLIAPTNLIASERVMGKGKNLSYMHDLSWDTVAGAVEYSIYRSSSSSGPWNYLDRVTTNSYSYKAGSASTLYFYVLQASDGSAWSPFSNWGASDGTSGVTGPLPPLAITTDSLPDGSVNYYYSTTLQAEGGNPPYTWAISDGTLPDGLTLDPGAGTISGTPTTIGSQTLSVQALDAVFTSHEKQLSINIIDAPPAPIPPANLSATIRKAGKNYRADLGWDKNVEPDLAGYKVYKSIGRQGGPYNLIQTINDPAQTVFTDSGLSSGTFYYYVVTAFNNMGQESGYSNEVELVP encoded by the coding sequence ATGAGGAAGAAGAACTACTTGTCAGGCCTGAAGTACATTGTTTCATTATTAGCTATCATAGCAGTTACTTTACCTATGGCAGGCTATTCGGCAAAGGGGAATAAATCTCCCGACAAAAATATTATAAAAGTACAACCTCCTGACATGATAATTGATGATCAGGATACCGTTGTAAACGACAAAAATGCGGGTCTCCAATATATTCCCGGTGAATTTATCATTAAATTTAATTCAAAAGCCGGTGAGATACTGAGAGGCAAACTTGATTCCAATCTAAATATATCACCTGATAATACGGGCATATCTTCCATTCACATCCTGAATAAGAAGCACAAGGTTAGATCGATGAAGCCTGTCTTTACAGGATTGCATAAGCAGTTAAAAAAGGGAAAAAGCATAAAATCTATTGAAGATGAAATTAAAAGGAAATTTCCCAAAAGAGCCACCCGTGGACAACAAAATGCAAAGCCCCATAATTTGGAGAATATTTATAAAATTAAAGTGTCTTCGGAAGAAGACATACAAAATATAATGGCTGATTATAAAAAAGACCCTCAAATCGAATTTGCAGAGCCTGATTATATCGTCAAAACCAATTTTATCCCTAATGATCCTTATTACGCTTCATCAAACTCCTGGGGGCAGGGTTACGACGATATGTGGGGTTTAAAAAATATTCAGGCAGAAATGGCATGGGACCTGGCTCGGGGAGATGGCATAGTTACGGCAGTTATAGATACAGGGCTTGACTATAATCATCCTGATATTCAGGGTAATGTATGGGTTAACCCATGGGAAATCGCAAATAACGGTATAGACGATGATAATAATGGATATATCGATGATATCAACGGATGGGATTTCTCTACCTATGACGGTGCTGTGGAAGATAACGACCCTATGGATGATAATGGACACGGCACCCACGTTTCAGGGACAATAGCCGCTGTCGGCAACAATGGGACAGGTCTTATTGGCGTTGCACCAGGAACGAAGATTATGCCCATTAAAGGTCTCGGAACAAGAGGATATGGGTATATGTCCGATCTGTCAAATGCTTTATACTATGCAGCGAGTCGTGGTGCAGACGTGATTAATAACTCATGGGGAGGGGGAGGAACTTCTTCGCTGATTGAGACGGCTGTTAACTACGCACATGCTTTGGGGGCTGTCGTGGTGGTTTCGGCGGGGAACAGCAATGGAGATGTTATGAATCAAATTCCTGCCAATATTATCAATGCTATTGCCGTTGCCTCAGTTGACCAGAATGATATTAAATCATATTTTTCAAATTGGGGTACCAAAGTAGATATAACCGCCCCCGGCGGGGGTACTAGAGACAATGATCCAACACGTAAATTTGAAAATATTCTATCCTTAAGAGCAAATGGAACGGATATCTATGGCGATGGCATTAATATTGTGGGCACTCAGTATTATCGCCTGAGGGGAACTTCCATGTCGGCCCCCCATGTTTCAGGATTGGCGGCATTAATTCTATCGTGCCGTCCCGATTTCACAAACGAAGAAGTAAGGCAGGTATTGAGGAGTTCAGCCGATGATATCGGTGATCCGGGTTTTGATATTAATAATGGTTTCGGAAGGATAAATGCTTTCAAAGCATTGCAGGTAAATTCGGTCTGCCTTGCCGGAATTGACTCGCCGGAAAGAAATTTGCTCACTGGAGCAGGAAGTTTTCAGATAAATGGGACCGCTTCATGCCCCGATTTTCAAAGTTATAAATTAGAATATTCTACTTCTCTTACTGGAACATGGACACAGATCGGCAGTACAGCCACATCCCCTGTAACGAAGAATCAATTGGGTACCTGGACTGTCGATGTAACGGGGGACTATTATTTAAGACTGACTGTGACAGATCAAAATAATAACGATTTCCTTGACATAACGGGCCCTGTTTTTGTAGACGCCGAGCGGCATGAGGGTTGGCCATTTGATACAGGAAGTATGGTTTTATCCTCTCCTCAAATAATCGATACAGATAATGATGGTAATAAAGAACTGGTTTTTATCTCGTATGAAGGCATTCTCTTCTTCATGAATGCCGATGGAACTGAAAAATTTACCATAGATCTTAATAGCAGCTATGCTTATTCAACGCCGGCCTTTGCTGATTTTGACGGTGATGGAGATTTGGACATGGTTGTAACTTTTATCAAGTCGGCATTTTCTTCACGCTTAAACTATTATGAAAATATTGGCGCCGGTTTTAGCCTTGGATTTAGCAGCATCATTAATAATGATGTTTATTCGAGTCCCATAATAAAGGATTTGGATGGTGACGGCAGATATGAAATCATAATTGGTGCCCTTTGGGGAGCATATCCTTACAACCTGAACAATATCTTGGTATTTGATGATCAGGGGACAACACTATTTGCTACCCAATTTGCCGATAAACTAATACCTAATATGGCCGTGGGCGATACAGATGGAGATGGAGATAAAGAGATTATTGCAGGCGGATATTATGATCCTGAAGGGCCTGGAAATACAGGCCTCCTGCAAGGTTGGCATCATGACGGCACTCCTTTTCAGGGGTCCAACTGGCCCATCATAAAAGAAAATTATTCTTTTGGAAATGTGATAATAAAGGAAAATCCCGATGGTCAGGCAGAGATATATGCAAACGGCAACACTCAACTTTATATAGTTGATGGTAATGGTAATCATCTGGGTGGCTCACCTATTAATCTGATTTCAACCTTTAAGGGTGGACCTACAATTGGTATCAATGAATTTGATGAACGCCTCATATACGTCAATCATGCAGCAAGAATCGAGTCTTATACTCTTCAGGGTTCAAAACGATGGGGAACTTCCGGCAGTGGAATACCGTTAGGACCTCCTATTTTCTCCAATCCAATTGTTCTCGATATTAATAATGGTACCGATAAACTTATTATCAGCAGTTATTCTCCAAGCTCTAATCTATTAACTATTGCCGATGACTCTGGAAACGTATTATCTGTAAAAAGAACAAATCGTAGAATTATCTCGACTCCGGCTGCAGGGGACCTTGACTCTGATGGATACCTGGAGTTAGCTGTTGGATCTGAAGATGGAAAAGTCTATGTCTGGGACCTTGATACTTTTTATCAGAAATCGATGATGGAATGGCCCCAATTCCAACATGATCTGCAGCATACCGGGAAATATAGCGCAATACCGAAGGCAAATGCCGGTGGACATCAGAATGTTAGCGATTCAGATAATAACGGAGAGGAAAGGGTCACTCTTGATGGGTCCGGATCCAGTGACGATGACGGGCCGATAGCTTCATACCTCTGGAAAGAGGGAGAGACAACTTTAGGAACATTCGCAGTTATTTCCAGCAACTTAAGAGTGGGAACTCACCTGATAACATTGATTGTAACTGATGAAGATAATATCTCTAATACGGATTCGGTAAGCATTGTAGTCAATGCCAATCAACCACCCATTGCAGATGCAGGTCTTTATCCCCCTGTCCCGGCAGGCGATCAAATCAGTTTTAACGGCTCAGCTTCCAGTGATGCCGATGGCAGTATTACAGCCTATGATTGGGATTTTGGTGACAATTCATCGGGAACAGGAATAACAAGAGCTCATTCCTATGCATCAAGCGGTAGCTATACCGTTACCTTAACCGTTACCGATAACGGAAATATGACAGATTCAGATACGTTCCAGGTAAGTGTCGTTGACCTAATAGCTCCCACAAACCTGATAGCTTCGGAAAGGGTAATGGGAAAAGGTAAAAATTTATCATATATGCATGATTTAAGCTGGGATACCGTTGCAGGCGCTGTTGAATATTCCATCTATCGCAGTAGTTCCAGTTCAGGACCATGGAACTACCTGGATAGGGTAACGACAAACTCCTATAGTTATAAAGCCGGTTCTGCTTCAACACTTTACTTTTACGTCTTACAGGCATCTGACGGTTCAGCATGGAGTCCATTCTCCAATTGGGGAGCCTCAGACGGTACGAGTGGGGTAACAGGACCGCTGCCACCTCTTGCAATTACCACAGATTCCCTGCCTGATGGATCTGTAAATTACTATTATTCAACGACCCTCCAGGCTGAAGGCGGAAATCCTCCATACACATGGGCTATAAGCGACGGCACTTTGCCTGATGGCCTTACTTTAGATCCAGGCGCCGGTACAATTAGTGGAACTCCAACAACCATAGGAAGTCAAACTCTTTCTGTGCAGGCTCTTGATGCTGTTTTTACTTCCCATGAAAAACAACTGTCAATCAACATTATTGATGCTCCTCCTGCTCCTATTCCTCCAGCTAACCTGTCGGCAACCATCAGAAAAGCCGGTAAAAACTATAGAGCTGATCTTGGTTGGGATAAAAACGTGGAACCTGATCTGGCGGGCTACAAAGTTTATAAAAGCATAGGCCGGCAGGGAGGTCCTTACAATTTGATTCAAACTATAAACGATCCTGCCCAAACTGTATTCACCGATAGTGGATTATCCAGTGGAACCTTCTACTATTATGTCGTTACAGCCTTTAATAATATGGGGCAAGAGAGTGGTTATTCCAATGAAGTTGAGCTTGTTCCCTGA
- a CDS encoding VTT domain-containing protein has product MLALPGSSFLWVAAPLYPPLLATVILVAGSTLGGMVAYFFARTMATPWFAPMENNRFFHLLEKRSDFLTQCMLRTFPGFPHSFINYSAGILKLPLLPFLLAAVIGLSIKTMLYTITIHRAMKVTNPADLIRIETMVPLLMLTLFFALAQLFQRHLSRTDKKDRT; this is encoded by the coding sequence ATGCTGGCACTTCCAGGCTCCTCCTTTTTATGGGTGGCAGCCCCCCTCTATCCACCGTTGCTTGCTACTGTGATTCTGGTAGCAGGCAGTACTCTGGGAGGTATGGTGGCCTATTTTTTTGCCCGTACAATGGCTACCCCATGGTTTGCCCCTATGGAAAATAACCGCTTCTTCCACCTGCTGGAAAAGAGGAGCGATTTCCTTACCCAGTGTATGCTGCGCACCTTTCCAGGCTTTCCACACTCCTTCATCAATTACAGTGCAGGTATACTGAAGCTGCCTCTCCTCCCCTTCCTTCTGGCTGCCGTAATAGGCCTTTCCATCAAGACCATGCTCTATACCATTACTATTCACCGGGCAATGAAAGTAACTAATCCTGCTGATCTAATCCGTATCGAGACGATGGTCCCCCTTCTCATGCTGACTCTCTTTTTTGCTCTGGCCCAGCTATTTCAACGCCATCTTTCCCGTACTGATAAAAAAGATCGAACCTGA